The following is a genomic window from Deltaproteobacteria bacterium.
CGCCCGCGCGGTACAGGCAGATCAGATTTCCGGCGGGGTCGCGCAGGTAGGCCTCGCGCCAGAGCCAGGGCTGGTCGCGCGGCTCCGAATCGAAGCGGATCCCAGCGGCCGCGAGCCTCCCCACGGCGCCGTCCAGATCGTCGAGCTCGAAATAGACGACGATGCCGCCGTCTCCGCGAGCCTCCGACACACGGTGCAGCGAGAACGTCGCGTCGCCGACCGGGCACTCGAACCGCGCGTAGTCGGGCGGGTTGCTCACGATCTGGCGCAGG
Proteins encoded in this region:
- a CDS encoding VOC family protein — translated: MNLNQVTVPCRDLAESVAFYRTLGLRQIVSNPPDYARFECPVGDATFSLHRVSEARGDGGIVVYFELDDLDGAVGRLAAAGIRFDSEPRDQPWLWREAYLRDPAGNLICLYRAGENRRNPPWRIS